The Lycium ferocissimum isolate CSIRO_LF1 chromosome 1, AGI_CSIRO_Lferr_CH_V1, whole genome shotgun sequence genome includes a region encoding these proteins:
- the LOC132039128 gene encoding succinate-semialdehyde dehydrogenase, mitochondrial, with protein MIRGHTRMALSAGAMLYRSSLSGPVRLMTTETQSFAAKLNRSGLLRSQALIGGKWVDSYDGKTIKVHNPATGELITDVPCMGRRETNDAISSAYDAFSSWSKTTAAERSKLLRKWYDLLMAHKEELGQLMTLEQGKPLKEAIGEVSYGAGFIEFSAEEGKRIYGDIIPSPLADRRLFVLKQPVGVVGAITPWNFPLAMITRKIGPALACGCTVVIKPSELTPLTALAAAELSIQAGIPPGVVNVVMGNAPDIGDALLASPQVRKITFTGSTKVGKKLMEGAAATVKKVSLELGGNAPCIIFDDADLEVAIKGALATKFRNTGQTCVCANRILVQEGIYDKFANAFAKAVQSMKVGDGFSEGVEQGPLINEAAVQKVESFVEDAISKGASVLVGGKRHSLGMTFYEPTVVTGVNNEMLLAREEVFGPVAPLLKFKTDEEAIHMANDTNAGLAAYIFSTNIRRAWRVTEALEYGIVGVNEGLVSTEVAPFGGVKQSGLGREGSKYGMDEYLEMKYVCLGSMS; from the coding sequence ATGATTCGTGGGCATACCAGAATGGCACTTTCTGCTGGTGCGATGTTATATCGTTCCTCACTTTCAGGTCCAGTGCGTCTGATGACGACAGAAACACAAAGTTTTGCTGCTAAGCTGAACAGATCTGGATTGTTGCGGAGTCAGGCTCTTATTGGAGGGAAATGGGTTGATTCATATGACGGGAAGACTATAAAGGTCCACAATCCTGCAACAGGGGAGCTAATAACAGATGTTCCATGCATGGGTAGAAGGGAGACGAACGATGCAATTTCTTCTGCCTATGATGCATTTAGTTCTTGGAGCAAAACTACTGCTGCGGAAAGGAGCAAATTATTAAGGAAGTGGTATGATTTGCTAATGGCCCACAAGGAGGAACTTGGACAGCTTATGACACTAGAGCAAGGGAAACCTCTAAAAGAGGCCATTGGTGAAGTTAGTTACGGGGCTGGTTTTATTGAGTTCTCCGCTGAAGAGGGTAAACGTATATATGGTGACATCATTCCATCACCGTTAGCAGATAGACGATTATTTGTCTTAAAGCAACCAGTTGGTGTTGTTGGTGCAATTACACCATGGAATTTTCCCTTGGCTATGATTACCCGAAAGATAGGCCCTGCTCTTGCTTGTGGTTGTACGGTGGTGATAAAACCGTCTGAACTCACTCCCTTGACTGCTTTAGCAGCAGCTGAACTCTCCATTCAAGCTGGTATACCACCGGGCGtggtgaatgttgttatgggaaATGCACCTGATATTGGAGACGCACTGCTTGCGAGCCCACAGGTTAGAAAAATTACATTCACAGGTTCGACCAAGGTTGGGAAAAAATTGATGGAAGGTGCTGCTGCCACTGTTAAAAAGGTATCTCTTGAGCTAGGAGGCAATGCACCTTGCATCATTTTTGATGACGCAGACCTTGAAGTAGCTATTAAAGGAGCTCTTGCAACAAAGTTCCGTAACACTGGACAAACATGTGTATGTGCCAATAGAATACTGGTGCAAGAAGGGATATATGATAAATTCGCAAATGCTTTTGCAAAAGCTGTCCAAAGCATGAAAGTTGGAGATGGTTTCAGTGAAGGTGTAGAGCAAGGCCCTTTAATTAATGAAGCAGCAGTACAGAAGGTTGAATCTTTTGTAGAAGATGCTATTTCAAAAGGAGCCAGTGTGCTTGTTGGGGGAAAGAGACATAGCCTTGGCATGACCTTCTACGAGCCTACAGTCGTAACTGGAGTTAATAATGAGATGCTCTTGGCGAGGGAGGAAGTATTTGGACCTGTTGCCCCTCTATTGAAGTTCAAAACAGATGAAGAAGCAATCCATATGGCTAATGACACTAATGCAGGTTTAGCTGCTTATATATTCTCAACAAATATTAGAAGAGCTTGGCGTGTCACTGAAGCTCTTGAATATGGAATCGTTGGAGTTAATGAAGGACTAGTTTCAACTGAGGTAGCTCCATTTGGAGGCGTGAAACAATCAGGTCTTGGCCGTGAAGGTTCTAAATACGGGATGGATGAATATTTAGAGATGAAATATGTCTGCTTGGGAAGTATGAGCTAA